Genomic segment of bacterium:
TAAAAATCCGTTTATCGTGTTTGTCATGACTTTTGAAAAAAGAACGCTCGTTCGTGTCGGTTGGAAAACATCCGCTTTTCCCGGAAAATAACCAGGTTTCTTCCCGCATGTTTTCCGTACGAGGTGCCCTGCAATGTATGAATTGACGGTTGATTCATCGTTCTCCGCCGCACACCAGCTCAGGGAATATGACGGCGCATGTTCCCGTCTCCACGGCCATTCATGGAAAGTTTCGGTAACAGTCGGTGTGCATGCCCTGGATGCGCTGGGGATAGGCATGGATTTTAAAAAAATCGCTTCTGTGCTCGATGGAATCGTCGACCGTTTCGATCATCAGAATCTCAACGACCTTGATGAGTTTTCGACTGTCAATCCGACAGCGGAAAACCTCGCGCGGATTATTTATGACCGAATTGCCGGGCAAATCGAAACCGGGGATGTCTCCGTTCTTTCGGTTACGGTAGCCGAAAGCGACCGTTACCGTGTAACCTACAGCAGGGATCGGGAAACCTCATGAGCGTTACGAAAAAAGCTGTCGTCCTCCTTTCGGGTGGTATAGATTCATCGACGACGCTTGCGATTGCATGCCATGAGGGTTATGAGCCATACGTCATCAGTTTCGGATACGGCCAGCGTCATGCCTGCGAGCTCGACTCGGCGCGCCGGGTTGCGGAGTCCATGAATGCTGCCCGCATGATCGTCGTCGATCTCGATCTGAGGCAGATCGGCGGCTCCGCGCTGACCGGTGATATCGATGTCCCCAAAAACCGGTCCGATGCGGACATCTCACGGTCGATTCCTGTCACATACGTTCCCGCGCGGAATACCATATTCCTCTCGATTGCCCTCGGCTGGGCGGAATCGCTCGGCGCCCACGATATTTTCATCGGTGTCACCGCCGTCGACTATTCCGGATATCCTGACTGCCGCCCTGAATTCATCAAAGCGTTTGAAACCATGGCGAACCTTGCCACCCGCGATGGGGTGGAAGGCTCCCGTTTCACAATCCATACGCCGCTCATTAACATGACCAAAGCCCAGATTATCAGGAAGGGTATCGAACTCGGCGTCGATTATTCTCTCACGCACAGTTGTTACGATCCTGCGCCGGACGGGTGCGCATGCGGCAGCTGCGACAGCTGTCTCCTCAGAAAAAAGGGATTTGCCGAAGCCGGAGTTCCCGATCCGACACGGTATGCCATATGAGTTGGTGATACATGACTTTATGTAACATTTATTGAGCATTGCAGGAGAATGAGATGAACAAGGATAAAAATAGTGCTGATTCTTTGAGGGAAACCGTTGTCGCCGCAGTAGATCAGACCCCCGTTCTCGATGTTCATACTCATCTGTATGACACGAATTTCGGCGAAATGCTCCTGTGGGGTATCGATGAGCTTCTGACCTATCATTACCTTATTGCGGAAGTATTCCGTGCTGCGCCCCTGCCATATGAAGAGTTCTGGTCGAAAACGAAAGTGGAGCAGGCGGACTATATCTGGAAACATCTCTTTATAGAGCGGTCGCCCGTCTCGGAGGCCTGCCGGGGGATAGTCACCTGTCTTAAAGCACTGGGACTCGATCCCGCCGAACGGAATCTGGGTTTATACCGCGCGTATTTTAAAAATTTGAAAGTTGCGGATTATATCGACCGTGTTTTCGATATCGCCGGTATCCGCGAGGTTGTCATGACCAACGACCCGTTTGACGATCTCGAACGTCCCCGGTGGAAAAGGACGATGAAACGCGATAAACGTTTTCGGGCGGCTCTCCGTATCGACAGGCTTCTCGTCGACTGGGAAAACGCGTGCACGGCCCTTTCCGGGTGGGGTTATGATGTGGAACAGCGTCTCGGAAGCTGGACTCTCAGTGAGATACGGCGGTTTCTGACCGACTGGTCGGCTATCATGAAACCGGCATATATGGCGGCCTCGCTGCCCCCCTCGTTCGAATATCCGGACGATTCGCCCTGCGGACGGATTATTGAGGAGTGTATCCTGCCGGTTGGCAGGGAGCTCGGCCTTCCTTTTGCCATGATGATCGGAGTCAAAAAACATGTTAATCCCGGCCTCGGATTGGCGGGCGACAGCCTCGGTAAAGCCGATATTGCCACGGTCGAGCGCCTGTGTTCCACATATCCGGACAATAAATTCTTCGTTACCATGCTCAGCCGCGAGAACCAGCACGAGCTCTGTGTGACCGCCCGTAAGTTCCCGAATCTCATGATTTTCGGCTGCTGGTGGTTTCTCAACAATCCCAGCATCATCCGTGAAATGACCGCCGAGCGTCTGGAGCTTCTCGGACTTTCCATGATTCCCCAGCATTCCGATGCCAGGGTTCTCGATCAGCTCTTGTACAAGTGGAAGCACTCGAGGACGGTCATCGCCGACCTGCTTGTTGAAAAATACAGCGATCTTGCTGAAGCGGGATGGAAAATAACCGGGGAAGAAGTGCGGCGTGATGTTTCATTGCTGTTCGGAGGTATTTTCGAGAAATTCCTTGGAGATAAGTGATATTCAGGAATAATAGTGAGAATTTCAACTGATTCCGTGTTTATTCCTGTTCGGCAGATTTATTGCCGATAATGAGGGTTCTCTGTTTTTGGGCAGATATTGTTGATTTTTATTTGACTTTACATATTAAATCAATTATCTTAAAAGACTAAGTTTGATGACCTGTTGGGGCGTCGACAAGTGGTAAGTCACGAGATTTTGGATCTCGCAATCGGAGGTTCGAATCCTCCCGCCCCAGCCATTATATATCAGCGCTTATTATAACGATAACATATACTAACGTGGGAGGTATAATGCCGGAAGCGAGTTTGGTTGCGCATAAACGAGAACAAAAAGGTAAACAGGCGGCTAAACAGCTCAGACGTGAAGGGCTGATTCCGGGGATACTCTATGGTCCCG
This window contains:
- the queD gene encoding 6-carboxytetrahydropterin synthase QueD, with the protein product MYELTVDSSFSAAHQLREYDGACSRLHGHSWKVSVTVGVHALDALGIGMDFKKIASVLDGIVDRFDHQNLNDLDEFSTVNPTAENLARIIYDRIAGQIETGDVSVLSVTVAESDRYRVTYSRDRETS
- a CDS encoding glucuronate isomerase; amino-acid sequence: MNKDKNSADSLRETVVAAVDQTPVLDVHTHLYDTNFGEMLLWGIDELLTYHYLIAEVFRAAPLPYEEFWSKTKVEQADYIWKHLFIERSPVSEACRGIVTCLKALGLDPAERNLGLYRAYFKNLKVADYIDRVFDIAGIREVVMTNDPFDDLERPRWKRTMKRDKRFRAALRIDRLLVDWENACTALSGWGYDVEQRLGSWTLSEIRRFLTDWSAIMKPAYMAASLPPSFEYPDDSPCGRIIEECILPVGRELGLPFAMMIGVKKHVNPGLGLAGDSLGKADIATVERLCSTYPDNKFFVTMLSRENQHELCVTARKFPNLMIFGCWWFLNNPSIIREMTAERLELLGLSMIPQHSDARVLDQLLYKWKHSRTVIADLLVEKYSDLAEAGWKITGEEVRRDVSLLFGGIFEKFLGDK
- the queC gene encoding 7-cyano-7-deazaguanine synthase QueC is translated as MSVTKKAVVLLSGGIDSSTTLAIACHEGYEPYVISFGYGQRHACELDSARRVAESMNAARMIVVDLDLRQIGGSALTGDIDVPKNRSDADISRSIPVTYVPARNTIFLSIALGWAESLGAHDIFIGVTAVDYSGYPDCRPEFIKAFETMANLATRDGVEGSRFTIHTPLINMTKAQIIRKGIELGVDYSLTHSCYDPAPDGCACGSCDSCLLRKKGFAEAGVPDPTRYAI